The following proteins are co-located in the Desulfonauticus submarinus genome:
- a CDS encoding type II toxin-antitoxin system PemK/MazF family toxin, translated as MGQYELAFGDIILVEVPFTDKLEMKLRPALVLFEEKSNVIIAGITSNLKMGGILLSKSEGLIVDSVLKLNYIFTVSKNRIKKKEVCENLLEKFKICIENF; from the coding sequence ATGGGACAATATGAGTTAGCTTTTGGAGATATTATTTTAGTAGAAGTTCCTTTTACAGATAAACTAGAAATGAAATTAAGACCAGCATTAGTGTTATTTGAAGAAAAGAGTAATGTAATAATAGCAGGTATTACAAGTAATTTAAAGATGGGAGGTATCTTGCTTTCTAAAAGTGAGGGATTAATAGTAGATAGTGTGTTAAAGTTAAATTATATTTTTACAGTTTCTAAAAATAGAATAAAAAAGAAAGAAGTCTGTGAAAATTTATTGGAAAAATTTAAGATATGTATTGAAAATTTCTAA
- a CDS encoding DUF6920 family protein, with product MRKIILFTISGLVALITLALVYGSLRWAFVTEKMYASLEAKRFSPKNLRYNSKELIGLPPPVQRYFRAVLTEGQPIISAVTIKHTGTFNISPTDEQWKPFTSIQKVITSRKGFVWDGRIKIMPGLTAYVHDAYIAGEGILYASLFGLIPLAKSQGTTKMAKGELMRFLAEAAWYPTALLPTQGVCWHAVDNYSAKATLTDGQITVSLLFYFNQKGLIKSVRAEIRGRNVAGEMVPTPWEGQWWNYKLCNGIRIPTQGEAKWILSKNSKPYWRGHITKIKYEFAQ from the coding sequence TTGCGAAAGATAATTCTATTTACAATCTCTGGACTGGTTGCGCTAATTACCCTAGCCCTGGTATATGGTTCTCTTCGCTGGGCATTTGTTACAGAAAAGATGTATGCCTCTTTAGAGGCTAAACGTTTTAGCCCTAAAAACTTACGATATAACTCCAAAGAATTAATAGGCTTACCTCCACCAGTGCAACGTTATTTCCGTGCTGTACTTACAGAGGGACAGCCAATAATCTCAGCCGTCACTATTAAACATACTGGCACATTTAATATAAGTCCAACAGATGAACAGTGGAAACCATTTACTTCCATCCAAAAAGTAATAACAAGCCGAAAAGGTTTTGTCTGGGACGGCAGGATTAAAATAATGCCAGGTCTAACAGCATATGTACATGATGCTTACATTGCTGGAGAAGGAATCCTTTATGCCTCACTTTTCGGACTAATCCCGCTGGCTAAGTCGCAAGGAACCACTAAAATGGCTAAAGGAGAGTTAATGCGTTTCCTTGCAGAAGCAGCGTGGTATCCCACTGCTCTGTTACCAACACAGGGCGTTTGCTGGCACGCAGTAGATAATTATTCTGCTAAGGCAACATTAACAGACGGCCAAATTACAGTAAGTTTACTGTTCTACTTTAATCAAAAGGGGTTAATCAAATCAGTTCGTGCTGAGATACGAGGCCGCAATGTTGCTGGAGAGATGGTGCCAACACCATGGGAAGGACAATGGTGGAATTATAAGCTATGCAACGGAATACGCATCCCAACACAAGGAGAAGCAAAATGGATACTTTCCAAAAATTCAAAACCTTACTGGCGAGGCCACATAACAAAAATCAAATATGAATTTGCCCAATAA
- a CDS encoding GNAT family N-acetyltransferase — translation MIIRKIREHDAENFLSLCKQLDEETQFMMLEPGERSITIKQQREDIKNILSTYNQTIIVIESNKQLGGYIAGIGGNYQRNKHTCHIVIGILKSLCGKGLGRKLFIELEKWAYSKNIYRLELTVMMHNKKAIALYKKMGFKIEGIRRKSLLVNNVYIDEYYMAKLLY, via the coding sequence ATGATAATAAGAAAAATTCGAGAACATGATGCAGAAAATTTTCTTTCTCTGTGTAAACAATTAGATGAAGAAACACAATTTATGATGCTCGAACCTGGAGAACGCTCAATAACAATAAAACAACAACGAGAAGATATTAAAAATATCCTCTCTACCTATAATCAGACCATTATTGTTATAGAAAGCAACAAACAACTAGGTGGATACATTGCTGGTATTGGCGGGAACTATCAGAGAAACAAGCATACTTGTCATATCGTGATAGGTATTCTTAAATCACTATGCGGAAAAGGTTTGGGAAGAAAGTTATTTATTGAATTAGAGAAATGGGCATATAGTAAAAACATCTACAGACTAGAGTTAACAGTAATGATGCATAATAAAAAAGCTATTGCCTTATATAAAAAAATGGGGTTTAAGATAGAAGGAATAAGAAGAAAGTCTTTATTGGTCAATAATGTTTATATTGATGAATATTATATGGCCAAATTATTATATTGA
- a CDS encoding DMT family transporter yields the protein MYNKNITKGIILSFISLILLGIMPIISNSRPMKIDALHFALYLSIWQLIFSVPVLFFELRNYNQGIFSANLPNTLKKKTISIILVTGIMFGISTFAYVFSMEKAGATSAAIAIQAYPLFAILWETIFLNKRKSIGELFFTILLISGLYYLGTGGTWKIKGLSYWFLSALSVPFIWSVAHVIVKEVLDKTPITPAQVTFFRVSISAVFLFVIAVYINDLSYILNLLSSSTFQIYAAIMGFIYYLELINWFYAVKHVDVSVASSITAPWPVITIILAILFLQETVKYYQIITMITTLISVYGLIVTGRLKNSKSKITV from the coding sequence ATGTATAACAAAAACATAACAAAAGGAATTATTCTCTCATTTATATCATTAATACTACTTGGGATAATGCCTATTATCTCTAATAGCAGGCCAATGAAAATTGATGCGTTACATTTTGCTTTATACTTATCAATTTGGCAATTGATCTTTTCTGTACCTGTTCTTTTTTTTGAATTAAGGAATTATAATCAAGGGATATTTAGTGCCAATCTGCCTAATACATTAAAGAAAAAAACTATTTCTATTATTTTAGTTACTGGCATCATGTTTGGTATCTCAACTTTTGCTTATGTATTTTCCATGGAAAAAGCTGGTGCCACAAGTGCTGCTATTGCCATTCAAGCATATCCTTTATTCGCCATTTTATGGGAAACAATTTTTTTAAACAAAAGAAAAAGTATTGGAGAATTATTTTTTACAATATTACTAATTAGTGGTCTTTATTATTTAGGAACAGGAGGAACGTGGAAAATTAAAGGATTATCTTACTGGTTTCTCTCTGCTCTAAGTGTTCCATTTATCTGGAGTGTAGCTCATGTAATTGTAAAAGAAGTGCTTGATAAAACACCAATCACCCCTGCCCAAGTAACATTTTTTCGAGTATCAATTTCAGCAGTGTTTCTTTTTGTTATTGCAGTTTATATAAATGATCTGAGTTATATTTTAAATCTATTAAGTAGTTCAACTTTTCAAATATATGCTGCTATTATGGGATTTATATATTATCTTGAACTAATAAACTGGTTCTACGCAGTCAAACATGTAGATGTTTCTGTTGCAAGCTCAATAACTGCTCCATGGCCAGTAATAACAATAATATTAGCTATCTTATTTCTTCAAGAAACTGTAAAATATTATCAAATAATTACTATGATAACTACTTTAATCAGCGTATATGGACTAATTGTTACAGGAAGATTAAAGAATTCTAAATCAAAAATTACAGTTTAA
- a CDS encoding helix-turn-helix domain-containing protein, producing MVYIKYPNKKFCRHIEKYWFAKSKTNNNYSTFEYFPDGNTEILFKISKFDCKLYLFGPSKKRAIIKINSNYSYIGIRFRPGKSPRIEGISPSELVDTYIELPKKIQKINTAIIGQQLLKAPTYSSKQNIIENFLQTLGINNTNITLNQKVIECIEASYGLQPVKKIAANLHLSVRQMERIVLKETGLTPKMLARRIRLQKVLGSLFKGYSDTFADLAYFTGYSDQSHFIKDFKELTGKLPSWFKYIQKNIQKKENLSHFIPYCLKSIEDNCVFHQL from the coding sequence ATGGTTTATATAAAATATCCAAATAAAAAATTTTGTAGACATATAGAAAAATATTGGTTTGCAAAAAGTAAAACAAATAATAATTATTCTACTTTTGAATATTTTCCAGACGGCAATACAGAAATACTCTTTAAAATCTCTAAGTTTGATTGTAAGTTATATTTATTTGGTCCATCTAAAAAACGAGCTATTATTAAAATAAACAGTAATTATAGCTATATAGGAATTAGGTTTCGCCCTGGGAAAAGCCCACGCATTGAGGGCATAAGCCCATCAGAATTAGTTGACACTTATATAGAACTACCTAAAAAAATACAAAAAATTAACACTGCAATAATTGGTCAACAGCTTCTTAAAGCACCTACCTATTCTTCAAAACAAAACATTATTGAAAATTTTTTACAAACGTTGGGGATAAACAACACAAACATTACTCTAAACCAGAAGGTGATTGAATGTATAGAAGCTTCATATGGACTACAACCAGTAAAAAAAATTGCAGCCAACTTACATCTCAGTGTTCGCCAGATGGAACGAATAGTTTTAAAGGAAACTGGTCTAACTCCAAAAATGCTAGCCCGTAGAATAAGACTCCAAAAAGTATTGGGAAGCCTATTCAAAGGCTATTCAGATACTTTTGCAGATCTTGCCTATTTTACAGGTTATTCAGATCAATCTCACTTTATTAAGGACTTTAAAGAATTAACAGGAAAACTGCCAAGCTGGTTTAAATATATTCAAAAAAATATTCAAAAAAAAGAAAACCTAAGCCATTTTATCCCCTATTGTCTTAAATCAATAGAAGATAACTGTGTATTCCATCAACTTTAG